A region of Streptomyces cinnamoneus DNA encodes the following proteins:
- a CDS encoding amino acid permease codes for MTPPETAPTEGGYKRSLGTRQTQMIAIGGTIGTGLFLGAGTAISQAGPSLILWYAVAGAVLFLVVRALGELLMYRPASGSFADYAREFLGPFWGYATAWTYWIMWVTTGMAEITAAGTFVRYWAPDFAQWKTALIALVVLTCANLISVKIFGELEFWFAMIKVTAILGMILIGVGVLILGFGDAGDTASVSHLWADGGIAPHGVGDSLMTLQIVLFAYLGVELVGVTAGETKDPEKNIPRAINSLPLRFALFYLGALVVILSVVSWSEFRPGTSPFVAAFAKIGIPAAAGIVNFVVLTSALSSCNAGGLYATARMLRTVGLNGDGPKALARLTGRGVPRTAVAVSAVVMAAGVGINALDPEHAFTYITSVSTGGAILVWSIILVTHMRYRRAATAGQVPASPYRMPGAPYTNWLALASFAFVTVLIGWERETRVALYVMGVWVALLAVGWAALRGRGKVAGGAATRPAPVVKPEERTSSR; via the coding sequence ATGACACCACCGGAGACCGCACCCACCGAGGGCGGCTACAAGCGCAGTCTCGGCACCCGCCAGACACAGATGATCGCCATCGGCGGAACCATCGGCACGGGCCTCTTCCTCGGCGCGGGCACGGCCATTTCCCAGGCGGGCCCCAGCCTGATCCTCTGGTACGCCGTCGCGGGCGCCGTGCTCTTCCTCGTCGTGCGGGCCCTGGGCGAACTGCTGATGTACCGCCCCGCCTCCGGAAGCTTCGCCGACTACGCACGCGAATTCCTCGGCCCGTTCTGGGGCTACGCCACGGCCTGGACGTACTGGATCATGTGGGTGACCACGGGCATGGCCGAGATCACCGCGGCCGGCACGTTCGTCCGCTACTGGGCCCCGGACTTCGCGCAGTGGAAGACGGCCCTGATCGCCCTGGTGGTCCTCACCTGCGCCAACCTGATCTCGGTGAAGATCTTCGGCGAGCTGGAGTTCTGGTTCGCCATGATCAAGGTCACCGCGATCCTCGGCATGATCCTGATCGGGGTGGGCGTGCTCATCCTGGGCTTCGGCGACGCGGGCGACACCGCCTCCGTCAGCCATCTGTGGGCGGACGGGGGCATCGCGCCCCACGGCGTGGGCGACTCGCTGATGACACTGCAGATCGTGCTCTTCGCGTACCTGGGGGTGGAGCTCGTGGGCGTCACGGCCGGCGAGACCAAGGACCCCGAGAAGAACATCCCCCGGGCCATCAACAGCCTCCCGCTGCGGTTCGCCCTCTTCTACCTGGGCGCCCTCGTGGTCATCCTGTCGGTGGTCAGCTGGAGCGAGTTCCGCCCGGGAACCAGCCCGTTCGTGGCGGCGTTCGCCAAGATCGGCATCCCGGCGGCGGCGGGCATCGTCAACTTCGTGGTGCTCACCTCGGCCCTGTCCTCCTGCAACGCGGGCGGCCTCTACGCGACGGCCCGGATGCTGCGCACGGTGGGCCTCAACGGCGACGGGCCGAAGGCCCTGGCCCGCCTCACGGGCCGGGGCGTGCCGAGGACGGCGGTGGCGGTCTCGGCGGTGGTGATGGCGGCGGGTGTGGGCATCAACGCACTGGACCCGGAACACGCGTTCACGTACATCACGAGCGTCTCGACGGGCGGCGCGATCCTGGTCTGGAGCATCATCCTGGTCACCCACATGCGCTACCGCCGAGCAGCAACAGCAGGCCAGGTCCCGGCCTCCCCGTACCGCATGCCGGGAGCCCCGTACACCAACTGGCTGGCCCTCGCGAGCTTCGCGTTCGTGACGGTGCTGATCGGCTGGGAACGGGAGACACGGGTGGCGCTGTACGTGATGGGGGTATGGGTGGCGCTGCTAGCGGTTGGCTGGGCGGCACTGCGGGGGCGGGGGAAGGTCGCGGGGGGAGCGGCCACGAGGCCGGCGCCCGTAGTCAAGCCGGAGGAGCGCACTTCATCGCGGTGA
- a CDS encoding TenA family transcriptional regulator, which translates to MSEFVAELDRMIVERKKMTSPLYQTIVSGKATARLLRTFVVQRWPIKNLWTRNILGIASRVDDHRLRSLLVENIYEEETGALSGSRRHLETFADFGRAVGVTREELEDTEPFPETTAVVEHNIGVCNDSEVHFTAGVASVLLLMEGQPPIVNASGSSMLTVMRDAYRLPDWGYEFFVHHASANEEADAVSELEDEHAAAARELLVRYCDTDELRAGAKKHLARALDLRHQHFDAILREAYSADEPVFRHQGA; encoded by the coding sequence ATGTCGGAATTCGTCGCCGAACTCGACCGGATGATCGTCGAGCGGAAGAAGATGACCAGCCCCCTCTACCAGACCATCGTGTCCGGCAAGGCCACCGCGCGCCTGCTGCGGACCTTCGTCGTCCAGCGCTGGCCGATCAAGAACCTCTGGACCCGGAACATCCTCGGCATAGCCTCCCGCGTCGACGACCACCGGCTGCGGTCGCTGCTCGTGGAGAACATCTACGAGGAGGAGACCGGCGCCCTCTCCGGCTCGCGCCGCCACCTGGAGACGTTCGCCGACTTCGGCCGCGCGGTCGGCGTCACGCGCGAGGAACTGGAGGACACCGAGCCCTTCCCCGAGACCACCGCCGTGGTCGAGCACAACATCGGCGTCTGCAACGACTCCGAGGTCCACTTCACCGCGGGCGTGGCCTCCGTGCTGCTGCTCATGGAGGGCCAGCCGCCGATCGTGAACGCGAGCGGGAGCAGCATGCTGACCGTCATGCGCGACGCGTACCGGCTGCCCGACTGGGGCTACGAGTTCTTCGTCCACCACGCGTCGGCGAACGAGGAGGCCGACGCCGTGAGCGAGCTGGAGGACGAGCACGCGGCCGCCGCCCGGGAACTCCTCGTCCGCTACTGCGACACCGACGAACTGCGGGCCGGGGCGAAGAAGCACCTCGCCAGGGCCCTCGACCTGCGGCACCAGCACTTCGACGCGATCCTGCGTGAGGCGTACTCCGCAGACGAGCCCGTCTTCCGCCACCAGGGAGCGTGA
- a CDS encoding pyruvate carboxyltransferase, producing MDSVDFQNVRLLDVTLRDGGYVNRHSWAADQAERVVRSVVRAGVERVEVGYFRPRRHDADGATAPTASCPSGFLARLRRAAPRARLAVMVRPGDTAPEDYAALPALGVTTVRFPVGPRNLAATRPHIEAVKAAGMAVGLNVIRVSELPPAEVVRIAERAEGDGADVFYLADSNGSLFPEDVARLVGEIRGHLAIPLGFHAHDGLHLAFGNALAALREGCAYLDASLGGMGKGGGNLRLDLIAGYLRSRGVRSLDIAPLARAAADVLEPWKTRDFTAEAESIVSGLLNLNLDEISAARERNDGRDLVSLLNR from the coding sequence ATGGATTCAGTGGATTTCCAGAACGTACGGCTCTTGGACGTCACGTTGCGGGACGGCGGTTACGTCAACCGGCACTCCTGGGCGGCCGATCAGGCCGAGCGGGTGGTCCGGTCCGTCGTCCGGGCCGGCGTCGAGCGCGTCGAGGTGGGGTACTTCCGCCCCCGCCGGCATGACGCCGACGGGGCGACGGCCCCCACGGCCTCGTGCCCGTCCGGCTTCCTCGCGCGGCTCCGGCGCGCGGCGCCCCGCGCCCGCCTGGCCGTCATGGTGCGCCCCGGCGACACCGCCCCGGAGGACTACGCCGCCCTGCCCGCCCTCGGCGTGACCACCGTCCGCTTCCCGGTGGGGCCGCGGAACCTCGCCGCGACCCGGCCCCACATCGAGGCCGTCAAGGCGGCCGGCATGGCGGTGGGCCTCAACGTCATACGGGTCAGTGAACTGCCGCCCGCGGAGGTCGTGCGGATCGCCGAGCGGGCCGAGGGCGACGGCGCCGACGTGTTCTACCTCGCCGATTCCAACGGAAGCCTCTTCCCGGAGGACGTCGCCCGCCTCGTCGGCGAGATCCGCGGGCACCTCGCCATCCCCCTCGGTTTCCACGCCCACGACGGCCTGCACCTGGCCTTCGGCAACGCGCTCGCGGCCCTGCGCGAGGGATGCGCCTACCTGGACGCCTCCCTGGGCGGGATGGGCAAGGGCGGGGGCAACCTCCGGCTCGACCTGATCGCCGGCTACCTGCGTTCCCGCGGGGTGCGGAGCCTGGACATCGCCCCCCTCGCCCGGGCGGCGGCCGACGTCCTCGAACCCTGGAAGACGCGGGACTTCACGGCGGAAGCCGAGTCCATCGTCTCCGGCCTGCTCAACCTGAATCTCGACGAGATCTCCGCGGCCCGCGAGCGGAACGACGGCCGCGACCTGGTTTCCCTGCTCAACCGGTGA
- a CDS encoding DUF6545 domain-containing protein, translating to MVPGPRAADCRPGQRSAPLRTNGQTQPWRWSWPCWRAKRPVLHTGGTCSGCLSHAAGQSHQPRPHCASTGLPGASAIRVPPLWRDLVDAVPDVSLSQTRPRGLGLFRRSDPLDLRLHRTVIEIRDAILDLRAYIPQAVLDDVQAHLEHESSPRRYRTQCDRMLVTYSAICQGRRCTPVARRSGRPTPRGC from the coding sequence ATGGTGCCTGGGCCGAGGGCAGCTGACTGTCGGCCAGGCCAGCGCTCTGCACCACTGCGGACCAACGGGCAGACACAGCCATGGCGATGGAGCTGGCCCTGCTGGCGGGCCAAGCGGCCCGTCCTGCATACAGGAGGGACTTGCTCAGGCTGCCTCTCCCACGCCGCTGGGCAGAGTCACCAGCCCCGCCCGCATTGCGCGAGCACGGGTCTTCCTGGCGCCAGCGCGATCCGCGTTCCCCCGCTCTGGCGTGACCTGGTCGACGCGGTGCCCGACGTCAGCCTGTCACAGACTCGCCCACGTGGCCTCGGCCTCTTCCGACGTTCCGACCCTCTGGACTTGCGCCTCCACCGGACAGTGATCGAGATCCGTGACGCAATTCTCGACCTGCGCGCCTACATCCCCCAAGCGGTATTGGACGACGTTCAAGCCCACCTCGAACACGAAAGCTCGCCCCGCCGATATCGAACCCAGTGTGACCGCATGCTGGTTACATATAGCGCGATATGCCAAGGCAGGCGGTGCACCCCGGTTGCGCGGCGATCTGGCCGTCCCACTCCACGGGGGTGCTGA